A part of Streptomyces sp. DSM 40750 genomic DNA contains:
- a CDS encoding gluconeogenesis factor YvcK family protein translates to MTGRTATRLSRLRRVTPEGREGRPVEARGAKPRRRGAQPKVVALGGGMGLSASLAALRRITGDLTAVVTVADDGGSSGRLRDELGVLPPGDLRKALAALCGDDDWGQTWARVIQHRFQSKGDLHEHAVGNLLIVALWEQLGDHVQALDLVGRLLGAQGRVLPMSAVPLELQALVKGHDPARPDDIDTVRGQATVALTPGEVQSVHVVPHGPPAVPEAVTAVRDADWVVLGPGSWFSSVIPHLLVPELLDALTETKARLVLSLNLAPQPGETDGFSPQRHLEVLARHAPKLALDVVLADEAAVPDRDSLTDAAQRFGAAVELAPVARTDGSPRHDPELLAAAYDRIFRMHGRIGPWR, encoded by the coding sequence GTGACCGGACGTACCGCGACGCGGCTGAGCAGGCTGCGCCGGGTCACCCCGGAGGGTCGCGAAGGCAGGCCCGTCGAGGCACGCGGGGCCAAACCGCGCCGCCGGGGCGCCCAGCCCAAGGTCGTCGCGCTCGGCGGCGGCATGGGCCTGTCCGCCTCGCTCGCCGCGCTGCGCCGGATCACCGGCGACCTCACCGCCGTCGTCACCGTGGCCGACGACGGCGGCTCCAGCGGGCGCCTGCGCGACGAGCTGGGCGTGCTGCCGCCCGGCGATCTGCGCAAGGCGCTCGCCGCGCTGTGCGGTGACGACGACTGGGGCCAGACCTGGGCCCGTGTCATCCAGCACCGCTTCCAGTCCAAGGGCGATCTGCACGAGCACGCGGTCGGCAATCTGCTGATCGTCGCCCTGTGGGAGCAGCTCGGCGACCACGTCCAGGCCCTCGACCTGGTCGGCAGGCTCCTCGGCGCCCAGGGCCGGGTGCTGCCCATGTCGGCCGTACCCCTGGAGCTCCAGGCCCTGGTCAAGGGGCACGATCCGGCGCGCCCGGACGACATCGACACCGTAAGAGGGCAGGCGACCGTCGCGCTCACCCCCGGTGAGGTGCAGTCCGTGCACGTCGTGCCGCACGGCCCGCCCGCCGTGCCCGAGGCCGTGACGGCGGTCCGCGACGCCGACTGGGTGGTGCTCGGCCCCGGCTCCTGGTTCTCCTCTGTGATCCCGCACCTTCTCGTGCCCGAGCTGCTCGACGCCCTCACCGAGACCAAGGCCCGGCTGGTGCTGTCGTTGAACCTCGCCCCGCAGCCGGGAGAAACCGATGGCTTCTCCCCGCAGCGTCATTTGGAGGTTTTGGCACGACACGCCCCTAAACTCGCCCTGGACGTGGTGCTGGCCGACGAGGCCGCCGTGCCCGACCGCGATTCCCTGACCGACGCCGCCCAACGGTTCGGTGCCGCGGTCGAGCTGGCGCCGGTGGCCCGGACCGATGGATCTCCGCGGCACGACCCGGAGCTGTTGGCCGCCGCGTACGACCGTATTTTTCGGATGCATGGAAGGATCGGCCCATGGCGATGA
- a CDS encoding phosphoglycerate kinase — protein MKTIDELLADGVAGRRVFVRADLNVPLDGTTITDDGRIRAVLPTVKALAEAGARVVVASHLGRPKGAPDPAFSLAPAAARLGELLGTGVAFATDTVGESATATVAGLTDGQVAVVENLRFNTGETSKDDAERGAFADQLAALADVYVGDGFGAVHRKHASVFDLPARLPHYAGHLIATEVGVLKKLTVDVQRPYVVALGGAKVSDKLAVIDQLLGKADRILIGGGMAYTFLKAKGYEIGGSLLQEDQLSAVTEYVERAERTGVELVLPVDAVVAPAFPDLKSKAPADPTAVAADAMPADQMGLDIGPDSRKLYASKIADAATVFWNGPMGVFEHPDFAEGTKAVAQALLDSEAFTVVGGGDSAAAVRILGFDENAFGHISTGGGASLEYLEGKTLPGLAALED, from the coding sequence ATGAAGACGATCGACGAACTCCTCGCCGATGGAGTCGCCGGCCGGCGGGTCTTCGTCCGCGCCGACCTCAACGTGCCGCTGGACGGCACCACCATCACCGACGACGGCCGCATCCGCGCCGTGCTGCCCACCGTGAAGGCGCTGGCCGAGGCGGGCGCGCGCGTCGTCGTCGCCTCCCACCTGGGCCGCCCCAAGGGCGCCCCGGACCCGGCCTTCTCCCTCGCGCCGGCCGCCGCCCGCCTCGGTGAACTCCTCGGCACCGGCGTGGCGTTCGCGACGGACACGGTCGGCGAGTCCGCCACGGCCACGGTCGCGGGCCTCACCGACGGCCAGGTCGCGGTCGTAGAGAACCTCCGCTTCAACACCGGCGAGACGTCCAAGGACGACGCCGAGCGCGGCGCCTTCGCCGACCAGCTCGCCGCCCTCGCCGATGTCTACGTGGGCGACGGCTTCGGCGCGGTGCACCGCAAGCACGCCTCGGTCTTCGACCTTCCGGCCCGTCTGCCGCACTACGCCGGCCACCTCATCGCCACCGAGGTCGGCGTCCTGAAGAAGCTCACGGTGGACGTCCAGCGCCCCTACGTGGTCGCGCTCGGCGGCGCCAAGGTCTCCGACAAGCTCGCCGTCATCGACCAGCTGCTCGGCAAGGCCGACCGCATCCTCATCGGCGGCGGCATGGCGTACACGTTCCTCAAGGCCAAGGGCTACGAGATCGGCGGCTCCCTGCTCCAGGAGGACCAGCTCTCGGCGGTCACCGAGTACGTGGAGCGCGCGGAGAGGACCGGTGTCGAGCTGGTCCTGCCCGTCGACGCCGTCGTCGCGCCCGCCTTCCCGGACCTGAAGAGCAAGGCTCCGGCCGACCCCACCGCGGTCGCCGCGGACGCCATGCCGGCCGACCAGATGGGTCTCGACATCGGCCCGGACTCCCGCAAGCTGTACGCCTCGAAGATCGCCGATGCCGCCACCGTCTTCTGGAACGGCCCCATGGGCGTCTTCGAGCACCCCGATTTCGCCGAGGGCACCAAGGCGGTCGCCCAGGCACTCCTCGACTCGGAGGCCTTCACGGTCGTCGGCGGCGGCGACTCCGCCGCGGCCGTGCGCATCCTGGGCTTCGACGAGAACGCATTCGGCCATATCTCGACCGGTGGCGGCGCCTCCCTCGAATACCTCGAGGGCAAGACGCTCCCCGGCCTCGCCGCACTGGAGGACTGA
- the tpiA gene encoding triose-phosphate isomerase, which produces MAGNWKMNLNHLEAIAHVQKLAFALADKDYEACEVAVLPPFTDLRSVQTLVDGDKLKIKYGAQDVSAHDSGAYTGEISGPMLAKLKCTFVAIGHSERRQYHDETDEIVNAKVKAAYKHGLTPILCVGEELEVREAGNHVAHTLAQVEGGLKDVPAEHAETVVIAYEPVWAIGTGKVCGAEDAQEVCAAIRGKLAELYSQETADQIRIQYGGSVKAGNVAEIMAQADIDGALVGGASLDADEFVKIVRFRDQ; this is translated from the coding sequence ATGGCCGGCAACTGGAAGATGAACCTCAACCACCTCGAGGCCATCGCCCACGTCCAGAAGCTCGCCTTCGCCCTCGCCGACAAGGACTACGAGGCCTGTGAGGTCGCGGTCCTGCCGCCCTTCACGGACCTGCGCTCGGTCCAGACCCTGGTCGACGGCGACAAGCTCAAGATCAAGTACGGCGCCCAGGACGTCTCGGCCCACGACTCCGGCGCCTACACCGGCGAGATCTCCGGCCCGATGCTGGCCAAGCTCAAGTGCACGTTCGTGGCGATCGGCCACTCCGAGCGCCGCCAGTACCACGACGAGACCGACGAGATCGTCAACGCCAAGGTCAAGGCCGCCTACAAGCACGGCCTCACCCCGATCCTGTGCGTCGGCGAGGAGCTGGAGGTCCGCGAGGCGGGCAACCACGTCGCCCACACCCTCGCCCAGGTCGAGGGCGGCCTCAAGGACGTCCCCGCCGAGCACGCCGAGACCGTTGTCATCGCCTACGAGCCCGTCTGGGCCATCGGCACCGGCAAGGTCTGCGGCGCCGAGGACGCCCAGGAGGTCTGCGCGGCCATCCGCGGCAAGCTCGCCGAGCTGTACTCCCAGGAGACGGCCGACCAGATCCGCATCCAGTACGGCGGCTCCGTCAAGGCCGGCAACGTCGCCGAGATCATGGCCCAGGCCGACATCGACGGCGCCCTCGTCGGCGGCGCCTCCCTGGACGCCGACGAGTTCGTCAAGATCGTGCGCTTCCGCGACCAGTGA
- the rapZ gene encoding RNase adapter RapZ, translating to MTEHDERPELPGRPERPEHQEHTAERGEAHSAAGDHASQHPAPQEDGAHVSTGIETAGVPEAAIPELVIISGMSGAGRSTAAKCLEDLGWFVVDNLPPALIPTMVELGARSQGNVARIAVVVDVRGRRFFDNLRDSLSDLETKNVTRRIVFLESSDDALVRRFESVRRPHPLQGDGRITDGIAAERELLRELRGDADLVIDTSSLNVHELRAKMDAQFAGEEEPELRATVMSFGFKYGLPVDADLVVDMRFLPNPHWVPELRPYTGLNEEVSAYVFNQPGAKEFLDRYTELLQMIAAGYRREGKRYVTVAVGCTGGKHRSVATSEKLAARLASQGVETVVVHRDMGRE from the coding sequence ATGACCGAGCACGACGAGCGCCCAGAACTCCCCGGGCGCCCAGAGCGTCCAGAGCACCAAGAGCACACAGCGGAGCGCGGGGAAGCCCACAGCGCGGCGGGCGACCACGCCTCGCAGCACCCAGCGCCACAGGAAGACGGAGCACACGTGAGTACGGGCATCGAAACAGCCGGGGTCCCCGAGGCGGCCATCCCCGAGCTGGTCATCATCTCCGGCATGTCCGGCGCCGGACGGTCCACGGCCGCCAAGTGTCTGGAGGACCTCGGCTGGTTCGTCGTCGACAACCTGCCACCCGCGCTGATCCCCACCATGGTGGAGCTCGGCGCCCGCTCCCAGGGGAACGTGGCCCGGATCGCGGTGGTCGTCGACGTCCGAGGTCGGCGCTTCTTCGACAACCTGCGCGACTCCCTCTCCGACCTGGAGACGAAGAACGTCACCCGCCGGATCGTCTTCCTGGAGTCCTCCGACGACGCCCTGGTCCGCCGCTTCGAGTCGGTGCGCCGCCCGCACCCCCTCCAGGGCGACGGCCGCATCACCGACGGCATCGCCGCCGAGCGGGAGCTGCTGCGTGAGCTGCGCGGCGACGCCGACCTGGTGATCGACACCTCCAGCCTGAACGTGCACGAGCTGCGCGCCAAGATGGACGCCCAGTTCGCCGGCGAGGAGGAGCCCGAGCTGCGGGCCACCGTCATGTCCTTCGGCTTCAAGTACGGCCTCCCCGTCGACGCCGACCTGGTCGTGGACATGCGCTTCCTGCCCAACCCGCACTGGGTCCCGGAGCTGCGCCCGTACACCGGCCTCAACGAGGAGGTCTCCGCGTACGTCTTCAACCAGCCCGGAGCCAAGGAGTTCCTCGACCGCTACACCGAACTGCTCCAGATGATCGCCGCCGGCTACCGCCGCGAGGGCAAGCGGTACGTGACCGTCGCGGTCGGCTGCACCGGCGGCAAGCACCGCTCGGTCGCCACCTCCGAGAAGCTCGCCGCCCGCCTCGCCTCCCAGGGCGTCGAGACCGTGGTCGTGCACCGGGACATGGGGCGCGAGTGA
- the whiA gene encoding DNA-binding protein WhiA, which produces MAMTAAVKDEISRLPVTRTCCRKAEVSAILRFAGGLHLVSGRIVIEAELDTAMAARRLKRDILEIFGHSSELIVMAPGGLRRGSRYVVRVVAGGDQLARQTGLVDGRGRPIRGLPPQVVSGATCDAEAAWRGAFLAHGSLTEPGRSSSLEVTCPGPEAALALVGAARRLSIAAKAREVRGVDRVVVRDGDAIGALLTRLGAHESVLAWEERRMRREVRATANRLANFDDANLRRSARAAVAAGARVGRALEILGDDVPEHLAAAGRLRMEHKQASLEELGALADPPLTKDAVAGRIRRLLAMADKRASDLGIPSTEASLTEEMAENLVG; this is translated from the coding sequence ATGGCGATGACGGCAGCGGTGAAGGACGAGATCTCCCGGCTACCCGTCACCCGGACCTGCTGCAGAAAGGCGGAGGTCTCGGCGATCCTGCGGTTCGCGGGCGGGCTGCACCTGGTGAGCGGCCGCATCGTGATCGAGGCGGAGCTGGACACCGCGATGGCGGCCCGCCGCCTCAAGCGGGACATCCTGGAGATCTTCGGCCACAGCTCCGAACTGATCGTGATGGCACCCGGCGGACTGCGCCGCGGCTCGCGCTATGTCGTACGGGTGGTCGCGGGCGGCGACCAGCTGGCCCGGCAGACGGGTCTGGTGGACGGCCGCGGCCGCCCCATCCGGGGGCTGCCCCCGCAGGTCGTCTCCGGGGCCACCTGCGACGCCGAGGCGGCCTGGCGTGGCGCGTTCCTGGCACACGGCTCGCTCACCGAGCCCGGCCGCTCGTCCTCCCTGGAGGTGACCTGCCCCGGCCCGGAGGCGGCTCTCGCGCTGGTCGGCGCGGCCCGTCGGCTGTCGATCGCGGCGAAGGCCCGCGAGGTACGGGGCGTGGACCGGGTCGTCGTACGGGACGGGGACGCGATCGGCGCGCTCCTGACCCGGCTCGGCGCCCATGAGTCCGTGCTGGCGTGGGAGGAGCGGCGGATGCGCCGCGAGGTCCGGGCCACGGCGAACCGGCTCGCCAACTTCGATGACGCCAACCTGCGCCGCTCGGCCCGTGCCGCCGTCGCCGCCGGCGCCCGCGTGGGCCGCGCCCTGGAGATCCTCGGCGACGACGTGCCCGAGCACCTCGCGGCCGCCGGGCGGCTGCGCATGGAGCACAAGCAGGCCTCCCTGGAGGAGCTGGGCGCGCTCGCCGACCCGCCGCTCACCAAGGACGCCGTCGCGGGCAGGATCCGCCGGCTGCTGGCCATGGCCGACAAGCGCGCCTCGGACCTGGGCATCCCGAGCACCGAGGCCAGCCTCACCGAGGAGATGGCCGAGAACCTGGTGGGGTGA
- a CDS encoding M14 family metallopeptidase, with protein MRRRARSILAAGALLLGGGAGLTPFAQAAENEGSEAEEVKVFRAEVTKQQIPLLLAAGQDGHELSEQAPEKGTASVEVYLTDKQADALEEQGVPLKEHKLTNKAEARVAAAGDGVYRPYSGAGNIKEEILRTGQENPSLTKVVSIGKSLQGQDILALKLTKNAKKTKDGAKPSVLYLSNQHAREWITPEMTRRLMHHYLDNYKTDKRIKKIVDTTELWFVISANPDGYDFTHRDAAGRQWRKNVRDINGDNAITVGDGVDLNRNFAYKWGYDNEGSSPFPTSETYRGAGPNSEPETQALDAFEKRIGFEYGINYHSAAELILYGVGWQVASPTPDDVLYEALAGTPENPAIPGYHPQLSSELYTTNGEADGHAANVNGTAMFTPEMSTCQTVSNIDPDDAWKPEDCASVFTFPDDEKLIKQEFEKNIPFALSVAESAAKPDQPKSSVGLDAPDFTPAGFTTSYSRGADQEISVVARKSVRDKELKYRINSRGRTYDQTLKPWKGGETFGGEDNLYFDEYRAKVQDGEPGDKVEVWFTGETKSGKPTTSERFTYTIAKRPKADTLVVAEEGATATQAQTYVDALKANGKKALVWDVATQGAPDALGVLKHFKQVVHYTGAVRPGVATQLELRAYLNEGGKLIEAGESAGGAVDLGSGTLSNDFSQYYLGAYSRTSLPNATAFAGLAKLDGFTGTLGDAPGNPLNTAGSFGTTSDALPVETFPQFASAGAGQYPGTVNPYGPYEGASMAAATHSDYAWNRLTRTIDLTSVSAADKPTLRTQLLWNTEEGYDHAVLEAHTAGADDWTTLPEAGGATSTTVPVECEAGYFIQGHPALKRYLTLGSGGCAPTGTSGSWNSFTGASDGWQQVEFDLSAYAGKTVEVSLSYITDPGSGGRGVLADNAGVVVGGTPGATDSFETSLGAWNVPGPPAGSPAVVKDWGLSGELFKTYGAVTTDDTVLLGFGLEQVTAAADRKALLGKALAALKN; from the coding sequence ATGAGACGAAGAGCGAGATCGATCCTCGCCGCGGGCGCGCTCCTGCTGGGCGGAGGCGCGGGACTGACGCCGTTCGCCCAGGCGGCCGAGAACGAGGGTTCCGAGGCGGAGGAAGTCAAGGTCTTCCGCGCCGAGGTGACGAAGCAGCAGATACCCCTGCTGCTCGCGGCCGGCCAGGACGGCCACGAACTCAGTGAGCAGGCGCCGGAGAAGGGCACCGCCTCGGTCGAGGTCTACCTCACCGACAAGCAGGCGGACGCCCTGGAGGAGCAGGGCGTTCCTCTCAAGGAGCACAAGCTCACCAACAAGGCGGAGGCGCGTGTGGCCGCCGCCGGCGACGGGGTGTACCGCCCGTACAGCGGCGCGGGCAACATCAAGGAGGAGATCCTCCGGACCGGCCAGGAGAACCCGTCCCTGACCAAGGTGGTCTCCATCGGCAAGTCCCTCCAGGGACAGGACATCCTCGCGCTCAAGCTCACCAAGAACGCGAAGAAGACCAAGGACGGCGCCAAGCCGTCCGTGCTGTACCTGTCCAACCAGCACGCGCGTGAGTGGATCACGCCGGAGATGACCCGGCGGCTGATGCACCACTACCTGGACAACTACAAGACGGACAAGCGGATCAAGAAGATCGTGGACACCACCGAGCTGTGGTTCGTGATCTCCGCCAACCCGGACGGCTACGACTTCACGCACCGCGACGCCGCGGGCCGCCAGTGGCGCAAGAACGTGCGGGACATCAACGGCGACAACGCCATCACGGTCGGCGACGGCGTCGACCTCAACCGCAACTTCGCCTACAAATGGGGCTACGACAACGAGGGTTCGTCCCCGTTCCCCACCAGCGAGACCTATCGCGGCGCCGGCCCGAACTCGGAGCCCGAGACGCAGGCCCTGGACGCCTTCGAGAAGCGCATCGGCTTCGAGTACGGCATCAACTACCACTCGGCCGCCGAGCTCATCCTCTACGGGGTCGGCTGGCAGGTGGCCAGCCCCACCCCGGACGACGTGCTCTACGAGGCGCTGGCCGGTACCCCGGAGAACCCCGCGATCCCCGGCTACCACCCCCAGCTGTCCTCCGAGCTCTACACGACCAACGGTGAGGCGGACGGCCACGCGGCCAACGTCAACGGCACGGCGATGTTCACCCCCGAGATGTCGACCTGCCAGACCGTGTCGAACATCGACCCGGACGACGCCTGGAAGCCCGAGGACTGCGCCTCGGTCTTCACGTTCCCGGACGACGAGAAGCTGATCAAGCAGGAGTTCGAGAAGAACATCCCGTTCGCGCTGTCCGTCGCCGAGTCCGCGGCCAAGCCCGACCAGCCGAAGTCCTCGGTCGGCCTCGACGCCCCCGACTTCACCCCGGCCGGCTTCACCACGTCGTACTCCCGCGGCGCCGACCAGGAGATCTCCGTCGTCGCCCGCAAGTCCGTACGCGACAAGGAGCTGAAGTACCGGATCAACAGCCGCGGCCGTACGTACGACCAGACGCTCAAGCCCTGGAAGGGCGGCGAGACGTTCGGCGGTGAGGACAACCTTTACTTCGACGAGTACCGGGCCAAGGTGCAGGACGGCGAACCGGGCGACAAGGTCGAGGTCTGGTTCACCGGCGAGACGAAGAGCGGCAAGCCGACCACCAGTGAGCGCTTCACGTACACGATCGCCAAGCGCCCCAAGGCCGACACGCTCGTCGTCGCCGAGGAGGGCGCGACCGCGACCCAGGCGCAGACCTATGTGGACGCGCTGAAGGCCAACGGCAAGAAGGCGCTCGTCTGGGACGTCGCGACCCAGGGCGCACCCGACGCGCTGGGCGTCCTGAAGCACTTCAAGCAGGTCGTGCACTACACGGGCGCCGTCCGGCCGGGCGTGGCCACCCAGCTCGAACTGCGCGCCTACCTCAACGAGGGCGGCAAGCTGATCGAGGCGGGCGAGAGCGCCGGCGGCGCCGTCGACCTCGGCAGCGGCACCCTGTCGAACGACTTCAGCCAGTACTACCTGGGCGCCTACAGCCGTACCTCCCTGCCGAACGCCACCGCCTTCGCGGGCCTCGCCAAGCTCGACGGCTTCACGGGAACGCTCGGCGACGCGCCCGGCAACCCGCTGAACACCGCCGGATCGTTCGGCACCACCTCGGACGCCCTGCCCGTGGAGACGTTCCCGCAGTTCGCGAGCGCCGGCGCGGGCCAGTACCCCGGCACCGTCAACCCGTACGGCCCCTACGAGGGCGCGTCCATGGCGGCCGCCACACACAGCGACTACGCCTGGAACCGTCTCACCCGCACCATCGACCTCACCTCGGTGAGCGCGGCCGACAAGCCGACGCTGCGCACCCAGCTGCTGTGGAACACGGAGGAGGGGTATGACCACGCGGTCCTTGAGGCACACACGGCCGGGGCGGACGACTGGACGACGCTGCCGGAGGCCGGCGGCGCCACCTCCACGACCGTGCCCGTCGAGTGCGAGGCCGGATACTTCATCCAGGGCCACCCGGCCCTGAAGCGGTATCTGACCCTGGGCTCCGGGGGCTGCGCGCCCACCGGCACCAGCGGCTCCTGGAACAGCTTCACCGGGGCCTCCGACGGCTGGCAGCAGGTCGAGTTCGACCTGTCCGCGTACGCCGGGAAGACGGTGGAGGTCTCGCTCAGCTACATCACCGACCCCGGCTCCGGCGGTCGCGGCGTCCTCGCCGACAACGCCGGCGTCGTCGTCGGCGGCACGCCCGGCGCGACCGACAGCTTCGAGACGTCGCTCGGTGCCTGGAACGTCCCCGGACCGCCCGCGGGCAGCCCGGCGGTCGTGAAGGACTGGGGCCTGTCCGGTGAACTGTTCAAGACCTACGGAGCGGTCACCACGGACGACACCGTGCTGCTGGGCTTCGGCCTGGAACAGGTCACCGCGGCGGCCGACCGCAAGGCACTGCTCGGCAAGGCGCTGGCGGCTCTGAAGAACTGA
- the gap gene encoding type I glyceraldehyde-3-phosphate dehydrogenase, with amino-acid sequence MTIRVGINGFGRIGRNYFRALLEQGADIEIVAVNDLGDTATTAHLLKYDTILGRLKAEVSHTADTITVDGHTIKVLSERNPADIPWGELGVDIVIESTGIFTKKADAEKHITGGAKKVLISAPAKDEDITIVMGVNQDKYDPANHHVISNASCTTNCVAPMAKVLDENFGIVKGLMTTVHAYTNDQRILDFPHSDLRRARAAAENIIPTTTGAAKATALVLPQLKGKLDGIAMRVPVPTGSATDLVVTLQREVTKDEVNAAFKKASEDGDLKGYLAYTEDPIVSSDIVSDPASCTFDSSLTMVQEGNSVKILGWYDNEWGYSNRLVDLTVFVGNQL; translated from the coding sequence GTGACGATCCGCGTAGGCATCAACGGCTTTGGCCGCATCGGTCGTAACTACTTCCGCGCGCTGCTGGAGCAGGGTGCAGACATCGAGATCGTGGCTGTCAACGACCTTGGTGACACCGCGACCACCGCACACCTCCTGAAGTACGACACCATCCTGGGCCGCCTCAAGGCCGAGGTGTCGCACACCGCCGACACGATCACCGTGGACGGCCACACCATCAAGGTCCTCTCCGAGCGCAACCCCGCCGACATCCCGTGGGGCGAGCTGGGCGTCGACATCGTGATCGAGTCGACCGGCATCTTCACGAAGAAGGCCGACGCCGAGAAGCACATCACGGGCGGCGCCAAGAAGGTCCTCATCTCGGCTCCGGCCAAGGACGAGGACATCACCATCGTGATGGGTGTCAACCAGGACAAGTACGACCCGGCGAACCACCACGTCATCTCCAACGCCTCCTGCACCACCAACTGTGTGGCGCCGATGGCCAAGGTCCTCGACGAGAACTTCGGCATCGTCAAGGGTCTGATGACGACGGTCCACGCGTACACCAACGACCAGCGCATCCTGGACTTCCCGCACTCGGACCTGCGTCGCGCCCGCGCCGCCGCCGAGAACATCATCCCGACCACCACCGGTGCCGCGAAGGCCACCGCCCTGGTCCTCCCGCAGCTCAAGGGCAAGCTCGACGGCATCGCGATGCGCGTCCCGGTCCCGACCGGCTCGGCCACCGACCTGGTCGTGACGCTGCAGCGCGAGGTCACCAAGGACGAGGTCAACGCCGCGTTCAAGAAGGCCTCCGAGGACGGCGACCTGAAGGGCTACCTGGCCTACACCGAGGACCCGATCGTCTCCTCGGACATCGTCAGCGACCCGGCCTCCTGCACCTTCGACTCCTCCCTGACCATGGTCCAGGAGGGGAACTCGGTGAAGATCCTCGGCTGGTACGACAACGAGTGGGGCTACTCCAACCGCCTCGTCGACCTGACGGTCTTCGTCGGCAACCAGCTCTGA